One Vicia villosa cultivar HV-30 ecotype Madison, WI linkage group LG5, Vvil1.0, whole genome shotgun sequence genomic window, TAATTCTTGTATTTCCATCTTTGGAAAACAAAACTATCACACCTGGGCTCATTTTATGCAGAACGCTCTAATCTCAAAGAACAAAGACAAGTTCATCGATGGCTCGCATTCAAAACCAGCAAACACTGTTTCTTTATATGCACAATCGGTTTGATGTAAAACGCTAATTCTTGCCTGGATCCATTACTCCATCTCCGAATCATTGCTAGCTCTGTCCTTTTGATCGATATTGCAGCCGTGGTTTGGAAGTTGGAACAATTTACGTGTTTGATTCTCACAGAGTAACATCTTCCGCTTCTTCGatatctaaaaatatttatacAAATTTCGACAAGGCACCATAGATGTTTGTGAATATTTTACTCAAATGAAGGTTCTTTGGAATGAACTTGAGAATTATCGTCCCCTTTCTCATTGTACTTGCGTCATTCAGTGTTCATTTGGTGTAGTTGCTTCTGCTAAAACCTACCGTGAGCAAGATTACGTAATTAGGTTTTTGAAGGAGCTAAATGAAATATTCTCACTCAAAGTCATAAATTATGATGATGAAACCTTTTCCCAATATTTATCAAGCCTTTTCGCTTATTATTCAACAAGAACGGGAATTGATTGGTAACAATCTTGGCTCTACACCTTATGATTCTAGATATGTCCCATGTGCTTCGAGTTTCTACTCGACAAGGTGCGTCAAGTGCGAAATTTAGTTCAAAGGGTAAAGGAAATAGCCAAAACTATTCCAATAAAGGTACAAATTGAATGTGCACTCATTCTAACAGCACTAATCAGACCATCGATATCTGCTTCCTCAAACATACTTTAATTTGAATGAGCCTGGTGCACTTCCTGACAACTCTCAGCATGGATCAGCTTCTTCTTCGTTTGGCTTTACTCAGAAGCAGTACAATAGCATCATGGAATTGCTTCAGCAGTCAATGAACTCCAATACCAAATCCAATTCCATCACTACCACACCTCTTGCTCTCCATTCCTCCACATCTGTTAAGATCTCTAACCTTTGGATCCTTGACACTAGGGAAATTGACCACATAACCTCTGATCATACAACACCACATTCTACCACTCAATAAACTCCTTTCTGAATGGTGTATGGGGCGGATGCAATAATACCAGTGGAAATCAATACTCCAACTTAGAGACGGGTCACTTTTGATGAGAATGTCAACCGGGAAGACTTGAATAGTTCAGCTGATTTGTTGGAGGCGGCATATGTCAGAGAATTCACTACCAAGCGTAGGCTAGCTGCAAGGTTTAACATGAAGGTGAAACAAAGAGTGTTTCATAGAGGGGCTTGGTTTTAAAGAAGATTATTGATCCAGAGAAAAAAAGGAAAGTTATCTCCGAACTAGGCGGAACCTTTCCGAGTATGGCAGGAATTACGCAACGGGGTTTACAAGCTGGAAACTTTAGAAGGAGTTGAGATATCTAGGGCGTGGAATGTAATCAACCTTATGTTTTATAATAGTTGAATTATGTAATGTGATAATGAATAAAATGTAGAGTGTACACTCTTTTCCCTTGCTAGATCCAGGGTTTTTAATGAGGCACCCATGTTGAAAAAAGAGCAAAATAATATTATCTGTGAGACTATGACATTAGGATTAGTAATTGGCTTCGGACGGCCCGTGTAATTGTAAACCTCTGGCCTAATCTAGGAATACTTAAAGCCTCTAGTGTAATCGGCTTCGGTCGGGCCACATAAATGTAAACCTCTTGCCTAATTTAAATTCAGACGTACTTTGTAACACcctgattttatttattatttattttattaatttattatttttattaattattaagtgatatagtaattaattaatcatgtgttttgtgaatatatgtgatatatatgtttTGGGTTATTGGGTGTGAAAATGATAAAATAAGTAATTGGGCCTAATAGTGTGTTAGGAAGAGAAAAGGTGGGGATAAGAGTTAGTAAACCGTTTAAGAGAATTATGTAGTAAGGGTTTAACCAAAACAAGGAAATAGAAAGTAAGAAAGAGATGtgaagaaaaaaggaaaagatgagaaagaagagaaagggaTAAGAGAAAAGAAGAGGAACCCTAAGAGAACATTTTATCTAAGGTAAGGATGGGGTTTTTATCTTATTATGGGATATATGATAATGAGTAATGGATAGTAACATGTGTAGGACTTTGGGATGTTCAATTTCTAGGTTTTGACATGTTAGGTTTTGATTTGAATCTATGAAATTGGTGATTTAATCATATTTTGATGTTAGTAATTGATGCTATATGTTGAATACATGTAATGATGCTTCTGTTCCATGAATTATGGTTGTTTGGATGTGTTTTGGGGAAGAAAATTGTGGGAAACAGAACTGCCCCATAGtagatttttttggttttttgtgAGCGGGCAATGCGCGGTCTGCTTTgtgaaattttatatttttaggaaCTGAACTAGATCACGTATGCTATTGATTTATCATGAATTATGgtgaattttctgaaaatgttTGGATGGTTTTTGAGGTAATTCTTTGTATGAACATGATACTTGAATTTTTTGATATGTATGTTGTGAATTATTATTAGTTGAAAATTAAATTGTTGAGCTTTGTTTGCTACATGTTAATTGTGGTGTATTAGATTGGTGAATGTCATGTGTTTCATGTGTGATTGAAAATATGTTATGTGTATGTTTATGCAAATGTGAGGTGATTTATATGCGATGAATGGTGTGATATATGCTTGTATAATTAAGATTTAGGGatggtcttaattgcatataattgTTGGTATTTTCACATGCAGTCATTCAGTGGGAAAGAGGTGATGTCCGTTAGTTTCGTGGAAACTAGTGACTTGTCTCAAACCTAGAGGATTGGTTTGAAGCTTTAAAGGCGGGCTTAATTGGTGGTTATCTGTCTGAGGGATGGACACGGTGATACCGCTAAGGATAACAATTTGTATCACATGCATATTGCATTGAGTCGCATTGGAGTCACATCTGTCGATGTGAAATGTGTTTTGGTGTGCTCATGTAATATTTGTGTGAATGGTACTTTGGTGATAATTGTGATTCAATTACTTGTTATTTTAAGTCGTTAAGCTATGTTGTATATGTAAACATGCAAATTATGTAAAGCACTAGTAGTGTTTAAAtgcaaaatcaaattttttatgtCCATTAAATGTCCATTAAAGAGGTAAATGTATATCACCAACCTCTATTCATTTAAGTTTTAGAAAAAACATTTCATTAACAACACAAATACAAtatacttttctttttcttttcctaatTCATTTTTTAAAGCATATGTGTACAATTTTTAGCACTTAAATtttgcatatttatttattatttttacatataagatataatattttatttattaaattatttcacttattctattttttttaattaaaaataaaaataattttacaaaattatatGTAATATTGCCCCCACTATTCAAATTTTCTAGTTATGTCCTTGTCGGATGTATGTTATTATGCattacttattattatatatttttataataacatGAATTATCACCCTTCTGTTGAAATTATATTTCGTACGACATCGCTCAGATACCGGGGAGTAAAGGTGCTTGCTTGCAAGGATTTAGTCGTGGAGCTATTCCTTTATTTACCGTTATTTCTAGGTAATGAGTCGTGCTCTGGTTATGAACATGGGGATATGTTTGATTCATGTTGTTTGTAAAGATATTTGATACTCACTTTATATTTTGGTGTATTTGAGATTATGTGATGATTATCCTTTGGTGCCTATGCTTTTATGCATAACTTTATATGGTATCATTTTGAAATGTTTACATTACCCCGCTATGATGTGCATATGGAACATGAATGTGCGTTATGAACATGACCAGATACACCTGTGTTGATATgtgtttatttttaatacatgtcAAGCCCTCTTTTGATATGCATGTTATTCTAATGATGCATTTTATTTGCCATGGGTTTTAgagggtgtaacaccccatattttctaattttaatttaatcggaaattaaattattatttggaattattcggtattttgtggaattatttagaaagaattatgagatgggctattgggccaagtgtggtgttagtaaagtgggggtgctatgttagtaaagccctttactaattaaaatgttatttttcttaaataaaaaggaaaattgggagaaaggaaaaaaggaacgtgaaaagcagagcagaggagatgagagattggaaagctggtacgtgaagaggaacaaagaggaaaagaaccaatcaagaatctttggctaaggtaaggggggactctccgattatcatctattatcgtgttcttagataataatattgattagggatgttgttgagtcaattgaattatatgttaggtttggggaggttataaaatgatgaaaatagcatggattattgattgatttatgtgttgttttgatgtgtgatgatgaataatgatgcaattgatgattaactgcctgtatatgatgtttggagTTAGTTTTAGACTCAAATTGggcgagatcgcaggatctgacgcagacccgaaagtctgtgaaatcggcagttcgcgccgcgtcccagtgttggcaccgcgaaggcgtacttattttctcgTTTGCGCCGCGTGCATATGTTGCGCCGCGAActcgtttgtgtggttcaggtcgcgccgcgaaccttggttgtgccgcgtgctgtagcgatggttgttttcttggaaaagttaaatgatgtgtaactttcgaaccgtaggtctgtttttagtgtcgtttcgagcacgatgaatcttacgagatggtctacgtgtttaaatgatggaatgaggtgtgaatccaaatatttttaaatatgatttttatttcttggtgaatgatgtattttacatatatgtgatgagatgtgttaaatacatgctatgttgaaatattaatcatgtgacgatttgtttaattggatgatgaaatgtgacaatataagatgttgttttgaaaaacattatgatgtgatgatttgttgagaattatatgatgatgattgattgttgtggaatgatgtggatacatgtgtgttcttcttattgatgatgatgatgattgatgtggacacatgtatgttctttaatgatgatgatgattgattgtatttgaatgatgctaatgtatataaacatactttgatgatgatgatgatgttgatgatgatgatgatgaaatgagtatttgacgatgttactcattagacttgacggtggtataagtatgttcatgtatgtttgcattcattcatattcatcgATGAGACTGTATCCATAAgagtgtgttggatcagtgaagggcatgattcccattgtgtggaatctgtgctggcagggccgtatcttgatgatgttggatcggtcatgggttattcctatttgatgaggttggtaccacatgcatagtgtcagttcatacatatgcatacttttataacatgattggaagtattccaatgttataaatattgattatgtgttggttgcgtgttttgttgaattaatgttgagtatgattgtctgtttgaaagatgtgttctgttggcatttgtgtaaatgatgggcgttcctgataatctgaatatgatgaaattgggtgaatgatataactatgatgtgttgttatttaagatgcaataacatttgttaactgtgatgagactcacccttactcttgacattttcagattgaggatagctgctttcgacttggtgaggattagctcatatgttagtgtattagtgtagcgtcaggtgtcatgctctgatattgtaacactagaggaacgctagtttagagtttatgatgatactctatcgtgttgttattgtattaattctgtgagatattgcatagatgatgttatggttatccgtatgatgaattttccgctgtgttaacatgagatgtttatgtattatgataaattgtttcttagtgaaagcatgacaatgaagttatgataaatttgttttaattggaattgtggcacccttgttttcatgttttactctggattattttattaatttccgcggggtttagaagggtgttacagagggTGTTACATACTTAAATCCTCTGGTGTAATCGGCTTCGTACGGGCCACGTAAATGTAAACCTCTGGCCTAATTTAAATACAGGTGTACTTAAAGTCTATGGTGTAATCGGCTTCGGCCGTGCCACATAAATGTAAACCTCTGGCCTAATTTAGATCCAGGCGTACTTAAAGCCTCTAGTGTAATCGGCTTTGGCTAACTAGGTAACTTCCCGGCCGTATGGGTATGAGTTTCCCGCTCTGTATCAAACCCATAAGGGCTCTGAACATTGATCAACCTTGAGAAAAGTTATGGTACATTCCTTTGATCAATTGGGTAACTCTCTAGTAATAGGAAGAAGTCGTTCCTTTGATCAATTGAGTAACTCCCTGGTCATTGGAAGAATGCATTCCTATGATCGATTGGGTAACTCCCTAGTCATTAAGAAATAACCGACCCTTGGAATATAGGGTGATAGTTTGGTAAGCGTCGGCCACAAGGGGCTCTTTAAACACTTGGCGCACGGGTAACTAAAAATCTGGAACATAATCGATCTCAACTGTGTCGACGTGAGTCATTGAACTTAAACCAACTACTTTGAGATACTCGTTGAGGGAGACACCTTAAGCGATTTGCGACTTGAAGGCATTGTCTTATGGGTATAAGGTTTGCAAGATACTCGAAGGCTTAAAATTAATTGTCCTAGAGCCCGTCCAATAATTGCATAAGCATTTGGTATAGGCATTTCTGCTACAATTTCAATAATAACTAACTAACGCTGAAATTCATATAAAGCCTGAAAGGAAAAAGCGATTGTTATAGTTAAAAATGGAATTACAAAATGAAGCCAGCACGACATTAGAGATTTAGATATTAGAAAACGCATCATATTGATGACTaataaaaggcaaaataaaaggaACTACTCTTCGGGTTTGTCTTCTTCACTTTTGTTGGCATTTTCGTCAACAAGGTCCTTCTGAGGCTGCCCGACGAAAGGGTCGGCATCAGCTTATTCCAAGTCTATCAGGCGCCCATCCAGCACCACCTTAAAATAATCCACCTCGGATAAATTCAATTCAGGATAGAGGCACAACACTTGAGCTTTGGCCCTGTCAAAAGCTTCGTCGCCACTGGAGAGGACGTCAACTATAAATTACTTGAGAGATTTTTTATGCTCATCGTTGAAATCCTTGGCTACCCTCACTTCTTCGGTAAGTCTAGAAATTGTGCTTTGGTCCTCTGAGGCCAAGGTTTCTTGTTTCTATCTCTCCTCGGTTATAATCTGTTCCAAGTCGGCCACCTTCTCGGAGTAGGCCTTTTGGCCCTCTTTCAATAGTTTGATTTCCTCCTTAAGCTTGATTTCAGTTTGTTCGTAGTCATCCCCAAATTTGAAGAGACCTCAGGTCAAAACAACGCACTTCATAAGGTAAGAACTTATGTGATGCAAAAGTACCGCTCAAGTTGGAGGAAAAGTTTTATAGGAATGCGGTATGACATGCAATATTATACGGGACAGAATGTTGAACAATTAAGACTCAAtacgagaataaagtaagtgtagcaGAGATGAGGATGTTGTGATGAATATGTGGTAAGACTTGACAAGATAAAATTAGAAATGAGAATATTAGAATGTCGGGGTAGCACCTATAGTAgagaagatggtggaaaatagacttaggtggtttCGGCATGTAGAGAGAAGATATGTAGACTTTGTAGTAAGGAGGGTATACTAGATGGAGAGAAGGAAAACAACTTAAGGAAGAGAAAGACCTTGAAAGATTATAAGAGAATTAATTAAGAAAGATCTTGAGTTAATGATTTGGATAGAAGCTTGTTGCTTGATCGAACGTTATGACGAAAGTTGATATATGTAACATATCTCAACTAGTAGGATAAGGCTTtgttgtttttttctcttttcaccACTAGTATATGATCCACTGGACCACCCGATCTAATTCGAGAGTCAGTTTTAGCATCAAGTGGTTTCAATTCCCTCCCGATTGTAGTTGCAGATGATTGAATTGTGACTCTCCCTACCAAATTCAGTGTCAATCGTCAATttagtttgtttgtttgttgtttgtatactttttgaaatattatatatattcttATTGAAATAAATAGTAAGAAATAAATTATAGTAGTGACAATTTAAGAGAAATATAAATTGTATTAAAGGaagaatacaaaattaaaattacaacAAAAATGTTACCATCAAAATAAAAgtgacaatttttttaataaataacttTTAGAGTAAATTCGtttatttttttacatatatAGAAAGTATTTTTTTTCTGAGTAAATTTATAAAAGACTAacattcatatttttaaaatatttattaaaatattcaatcaaatcctATCTAATAAATATCTATTAAAATATTTGTGaaattaacctaataaaaataggatCATTAAATAATTTAGTGGGAtgcattttatataaatattataaatattcaattcgtATAAAATAAATCTTGGATAAGAATAAAATTTATAACTACTcagttaataaataataaatctaAATATCATTATCTATTTAATTAATAACAAATCAAATCTTACCACTTTCCAAATATCGTTCGTACTTAAcgtttgtttaattttatttgtttataataaatTGTTATGGATATACTattattacaaaaaaattattgTAGTAAAGAGAGAGCGCTAAATTGTATTAAcgtttcaaacttttcaaatcaaatcaaatctaataACAAATCAAATCTTCACACTATCCAAATCTCTTCGGTGTTTAATACTCCTATAAAACATCCAACGCTCTTTTCATAACACAACATCACAACTCAACTCATTTCTGTTTCAACTTAGcttcaaaatcaattctttttCCATATTTCTCTCCCATTTCTGTTTCAATCTAAATTCAAAATCGTATTCAACAAACACAACATGAGCAACTCGAAAGAAGTTATAATACGCGAGGTGTGGGCATTCAATGCCGATTATGAATTTAGTCTCATTCGCCAAACTATCCGTCAACACCATTTCATCTCAATGGATACGGAATTCCCCGGTGTTATTCATTCGCCTAAAACCGACCGACGTCGTCTCCAAGCCTGTGATCACTAtcgctatttgaaagcgaatgtTGACGAGCTTAAGCTCATTCAAGTGGGTCTTACCCTCTCGGATGGAAAGGGAAATCTTCCTGACTTTGGAAGTAACAAGAGCTACATATGGGAATTTAACTTCTGCGACTTTGATGTTAATCGTGATCCCTGCAACGAAGACTCCATTGATATGCTTCGCCGTCAAGGGATTAACTTTGAGCGCAATTTATATCACGGTGTGGATTCAAGGCGTTTCGCTCATCTGATGTTCTCCTCTATACTTGTTTTCAACAAATCAATCACTTGGGTCACGTTTAGTAGTGCTTATGATTTCGGATATCTGGTGAAGATATTGACCCGAATGAATTTACccaacaagttagaggattttcTAAGTATTGTAGAGGTATTGTTTGGAAAAAGTGTTTATGATATGAAACACATGATGAAGTTCTGCAACTCTCTCTATGGTGGTCTCGAGCGAGTGGCTACGACCCTTAATGTGGGTCGGGCGGTTGGAAAGTCTCACCAAGCTGCATCGGACAGTCTGTTGACGTGGCatgcattcaacaaaatgatgACAACTTATTTCAAAAATGATGAAGCTCCCAAGCATGCAGGAGTACTGTTTGGATTAGAAACTGCAGCTTAGGGAATAGAATACAAGAGAATTGTAATGAAAATTGAAGTATATAAAATACTCATTCATTGTATATTttcatttcttgttttaaaactgttttacaaaacaattaatt contains:
- the LOC131605913 gene encoding probable CCR4-associated factor 1 homolog 11 encodes the protein MSHLKKVIIREVWASNLEDEFNLIQQVIHHHPFISMDTEFPGEIHSSLKIDYIDYSCVKANVDALKLIQVGLTLSDSNGNLPDFGSNNSYIWQFNFCDFDIDRDPYNQLSIDMLRRQGIDFDRNFRDGVDSVRFADLMLSSGLVFNHSVVWIAFSSAYDFGYLVKVLTRKNLPDRLEDFLYLVKGLFGNSVYDMKHMMRFCYALYGGLESVASMLNVRRVVGKSHQAASDSLLTWHAFKRMVEIYFKNNEAAKHAGVLFGLEMSNSKEVIIREVWAFNADYEFSLIRQTIRQHHFISMDTEFPGVIHSPKTDRRRLQACDHYRYLKANVDELKLIQVGLTLSDGKGNLPDFGSNKSYIWEFNFCDFDVNRDPCNEDSIDMLRRQGINFERNLYHGVDSRRFAHLMFSSILVFNKSITWVTFSSAYDFGYLVKILTRMNLPNKLEDFLSIVEVLFGKSVYDMKHMMKFCNSLYGGLERVATTLNVGRAVGKSHQAASDSLLTWHAFNKMMTTYFKNDEAPKHAGVLFGLETAA